The DNA window AATTAATAAAAAGCTATCAAAGGGAATAAATCCCTATTGATAGCTTTTATCTTTTATATTACATTATTTTTAAAAGATTAAAGGATGTAATACTAGTATATTAGAGTTGTCTAACCAAGACTACGTATTTACTTTGAGCTTTTTACTTTAATGATCTTAGATAATGAACATACTCTGATATGCCTTGTTTGAGGTCTGTAAATTTACGTGAATATCCGATTGTTTTTAATTTGTTCATATCAGCTTTTGTGTAGTATTGATACTTATCTTCTAATCCTTCAGGCATATCTATATATTCCATTTGAATAGGAGCTGGATAAGCTGAAAAAATAGCTTGAATTAGTTCATTAAATGTATGTGTCTGACCAGAACCTACATTGTATATACCAGATGGAAAAGATGCTTTGTGATAAAAGAAAAGAACAATATTAGCAATATCTTTCACATATATGAAGTCCCGTTGTTGTTCCCCATGTTGATAATTTATACGATTAGACTTAAACAACCTAACTTTTCCTTCTTGTTGAATTTGATGGTAGGCATGAAAAGCCATACTTGCCATAGGTCCTTTATGGGATTCACCTGGACCATAAACGTTGAAAAATCTTAGACCAGCCCAATATGGAGGGGTAGTCTTTTGTTTTGCAATCCACCGATCAAATAGTAGTTTTGAATAGGCATATGGATTGAGTGGTGTCACCTTATTGAGGTTTATATTTTCTGTGAATCCAAAGGAGCCATCGCCATAAATAGAAGCACTACTTGCATAGATAAATTTAATCTTCTTCTCAGCGCAATATTTCCACAGATTTTTACTGAAATCATAATTATCTTTAAGCATTTGCTTTGCGTCAGATTCCATAGTATTTGTACAAGCACCCATATGAATAACAACTTGAATATTTTCTTCTTTTATTTTTTTAAATAAGCTATCTTTATCTATATAGTCGGCTATATTTTTATTGGCAATATTTTTCCATTTATTAGTAGAATCTAGTTGGTCGGCAACTAGAATATCACATATACCTTCTTTATTAAATGCTTCTATAATGTTTGAACCAATGAATCCGCTTCCACCAGTAATTAGGATCATTTTCTCATCTCCTTTTGACACAATAAAATTCTGTGAATTTTTTCAATGATGCTAGTTGTTGAAATATCTGGTATAAAAGGTGCAGTCTGAATTTTTCCACCATATTTTAAAACTTCCATTCCTTCTGGTGTATTTCGGAGATTATAATCTGCGCTTTTTACATAGATATTTGGTTGGAGTTTTTTTACAACTTCAAGAGCATTATCTTCACTAAATAAAATGACATAATCAACTACTTTGAGTTCGCTAAGAAGTTCCATTCGCATTTTTTCTGGTATGATAGGGCGTGAGTTACCCTTTAAGCGACGTACAGATAAGTCATTATTGACTGCAACAACTAAAATATCTCCTTGGGATTTAGCGAATTTCAGACTGGCAATGTGTCCCACGTGTAAAAGGTCATAACATCCGTTTGTCAATACAATTGTTTTTCCTCGTTTTTTTAGTTGATCTAGTTTTTTGTGTGCTTGATTAAGAGATAAAATAGTTGGGGTGTGTGTTTTCAATGAATTCCACTCTCCTATACAATTCTTTTAGTAAAATCGCTTTTGTTCCTTGGGATTCAATAACAACGGATGCAGCCAAATTTGCTAAACGCATGGAATCAATCCAACTCAGTCCATTTACTAGAGATTGCATAATAACTGCAAATGCTGTATCTCCTGCTCCAGTTACATCATGAACACTTGTTGCAACTGTAGGAACATGTATGCCATTAGTACCATCAAAGTGATACATCCCTTCTGCACCTAATGTGACAAGCACCGTTTTAGCCTGACTAATTTTTAAAAAATTTTGGCAAGCCAATGGCAATGTATTACTTAAATTGATCTTTATGTTGACGGTCTTCTCTAACTCTAATAGATTAGGCTTTATGAAATCAAATCCTGAAAAAATACTTAGAGCAGTTCCACTTTTTTTTGTATCAACGCCGCATAATAATGGCATTTTAATAATTTTTTTGAAGAGAGCAATGAAAGGATGATTCTTTTTTTCATAAGATATTAAACCTTTGTTATAGTCGGAAACAAGTACACCATCTACTTGATTGTTTTGTAAATATTGTACGATATATGCGAACATTTTATTGATAAGTGGATCTTCTACCTGGTGTGAATCTTCGTAATCAACACGTAACAACGTCTGTTGTATTGTAGCAAATCGTACTTTGTTTGTTGTGGGTCTTTTGTTACTATATAGAATACCTTTAGTTCCTACACCATGTCGATTAAGGGAATCTTTTAACCATTGTCCAATTTCATCATTACCAATTAAGCCAACTAATTCCACATGGTTTCCAAGGCTGGCTAGATTCATGGCTACATTTGCGGCACCACCAGGGACACGTATTCGCTTTGTAAAATCTAATATTGGAATCGGTGCTTCGGGGCTAAGTCGAGAGACTGTTCCCATATCATACTCATCAACCATTAAATCGCCTATAACAATGAATGTTTTTGCATTTAGTTTTTTGTTGAAAGTGTTCATCACATATCCCCCTGATCAATAAGTTTTGTCCATTCTAGTAAAGAATCTACTATTAGAACGGGAATGGTATTCATAGAAATAGTATGCTCCTTGGAAAGGAGAACTGGCGGAACACCAGCCCTTATTGCAGCCTGTACATCTGTCCATTTATCCCCCACAAAGTAGGAGTGTTTAGGATCAATTCCATGATCTTTTAAGGCTTGTAATATTAGTGCAGGTTTAGGCTTTCTACAGTCACATCTATCATCTGGGCTATGAGGACAATAATAAATCCCTGACAATTCGATGCCATGTGCTTTTAATAAACTTTGCAAATGCGCATTAACAAGATCTACGTCTTTTTTTGTAAAATATCCACGACCAATTCCTGACTGATTAGAAATAATAATTAATTCAAAATCTAATTTTTTTAGTGTGACTAATGCTTCAATGATTCCAGGAAGAAGCTCCACTTGACTAGGCTTATGAACATACCCATAATCTACAATGATGGTGCCATCCCGGTCTAAAAATACAGCTTTTTTAGTCATTGCTGTTCACCATCCACATATTGACAAAGGATATGGATAATAGCTAAATGCATTTCCTGAATCTCAGGTGTAGAATAGGAAGGAACAACAATGGGAAAATTACATAGTTTTTTTAATGCACCACCATCTCTTCCTAAGAGCCCTATTGTTTTTATTCCGTAAGTTTTTGCAATAGATGCAGCTTTTAACAAATTCTTTGAATTTCCAGAAGTGGAAAGGAGAAATAATAATTTTGCTGAATCTTTAAAGGCTGTAACTTGACGTGCGAATATTTCATTATAGCCATAATCATTGCCAAGGGCTGTGAGTGTCACTGAATCAGCGGGTAGAGCAAGGGCTGGTAAGCCATTTCGTTCAACTAAAAATCTTCCCACAATCTCACCAGCCATATGCTGTGCTTGAGCAGCACTTCCCCCATTACCACAAATTAGCACCATAGACCCTCCATATACTGCAGATTTTAACAATTGGCCAACTTGGTGAATTTGCAATAATATTTCATCAGCTTTGGTCAGTTGATTAAAGAGGTCTATTCGATTCATTAGTAGAGATTTTAGCTTTTCCATTTTACGCATCACCTTTTTTTAACATTTTAGATACTTCAGTAGCAACACTTTTCCAATCAGGAAGATTTAAACAAGTTTTGTTACCCTTTAAACATTTTACTTGAGGCCAAAGTTCACTCCATAAACAAGTCGGGCACAGTTTATTAGTGACCACATGAGTATCTGGGTAAGCAAAGTTAATAGCTGATGTAGGACCGAAGATGACTACTGATGGTGTTCCTACTGCTTTAGCAAGATTAGAAAGTCCTCCCTCAATACCAACATAACCTTTAGATAATTTCAGATAACCAGCTGCTTGCCGAGGTGTAGTTTTACCTCTTAAATCCATTACTGTTGAATGGATTAGTGGATCTTTTCTAAGGCCTAGTTGAACAGGAATAATTTTTTTCAAATGAAGCCACTTAATCAGTTCGTCCCACTCTTCGGATGTCCATCTTTTTAACCCACCTTCTATACTTCCTGGGCTATTACTTACCACAACATAATCTCCTGAAACCTTTTTTATCATTAAATCTGGTGCGATAAACACATCGTTACAATTAGCATAATGATCAAGTCCAAGGGAATATAGCATAAGATCACACACATGTTGATTAAGCTTATATGCATATAGTCCAGATTGAGGAAAATGATCATAGAACCAAGAATTTGCGTAATAACAATCAGTATTTTTCCAGGTACCATAGGCACGACTAATGTAGCGAACATCAAATACATTTTCTACAAGGTCTATTAAACTCTTGACCACTACTTGATGATGCATATTGCCACAATTTATGGCTAAATCGATATATGGATGTTCATCAAATATGGAAATTGAGTGGTTAATAACAGCAACCACAGGACGAAGTGGATACTTGATTTTTAGTGCTTTTGCTACAGGTGTTAACTGAACAAAATCACCCAAACCACCTGTTTTAATTAAAATATTTGTGGTGTAAGGAAATTTATGAGCAATGAGTTTGTTTTTTATATTTTTTCTAAATTCCTTTGATATGGATATATGTGGCCAAAGGTTAGCGTATTCTGTAGAATTAGAGATACTATTGCTAGCTAAATCCTTTGATGCATGAAGTTTCATATAATCGCTCCTCACAAAAAGTACTCTATTACATAATTAGTATATTTTTCTGGAAAATATTTTGTTACTCTTTAAGTCTTGTAGTATAGGAACGTATAGAAATGTTATGGAGAATTCAATATGTAAATCAAAAAAAGTGAAAAGAAAGGATCTATCCATGATTTTTTAGAAAGTATTTCTACATTTACACATCTGTTCTTTTGAAATTCTATAAATTATAGATAAAATTGAATTGTGTGTAAATTTTATTAAAGAACTCTATAATACTAACAAAAAGCTATCAAAGGGAATAAATCCCTATTGATAGCTTTTTTAGGGGGGCTTGTACAACAACTTTATATAAATAAGGAGGGTTTAGAAATTCCTTTCGAAATGATATATACATATAATACCCTATGACAAAAAGATTAAACAAAAATTTAGGATTAGGTTTGATAAGGGCATCGTTTAGATCAATGAGTTATTCTATATTAGGTTCTCAATTTCATAGAAGGAAACTATAAAGCCTTTATAGAAAAATAGAATAGAAGAATAGATCAACTGAAAATTTTATTGAGATTAGTAAATAATTCTATTGTTAAGATAGATGTTGTGGCTATATAAATTAGAATATATTTAAATTAAAATAAAAGAAGGAGACAATTTATGAGAATTTTACATACTTCTGATTGGCATTTAGGGAAAAATCTTGAAAATGCCAGTAGAATAGAGGAGCAAGAAAAATTTATTGATGATTTTGTGGAAATTGTTGAAGAAAATAATATAGACTTAGTGATGATTGCTGGAGATATTTATGATCATAGTAATCCTTCGGCCAAAGCTGAAAAGATGTTTTATAGAGCACTAAAGAAAATATCAAAAGATGGAGAGCGGATTGTTTTAATTATTGCTGGAAATCATGACAATCCTGAAAGATTAGTAGCAGCGAGTCCTTTAGCCTATGAGCAGGGGATCATCTTACTTGATAAGCCTAAGTGTAAGGCAGAGGTAGGACCATGTGGAAAACATAAAATTGTAGATAGTGAGGAAGGTTGTTTAGAAATAGAAATCAATGGAGAAAGAGCTGTTATTGTAGCCATGCCTTATCCTAGTGAGAAAAGGTTAAATGAAGTGATTTATGATAGCATTGAGGAAGAGAATCGCCAAAAGAGCTATAGTCAAAGATTAGGAGAACTCTTTCAAGAATTATCTAAAAAATATCGAGAGGATACGATTAATCTAGCCGTATCCCATCTTTTTGTAATCGGTGGAGAAGAATCAGCATCAGAGAGAAATATTCAGCTAGGAGGAAGCTTGGCAGTAAGGGCATCTGATTTACCATTAAAGGCCCAATATATAGCCCTTGGACATTTGCACAGACCTCAAGAAATCAAAAACAAAAATACAAAGATTGTTTATGCAGGCTCTCCTCTTCAGTATAGTAAAAGTGAGAGGGGCTATAGTAAATGCTGTTATAGGGTAGAGGTATCTGCTGGGTGTGAAGCGAAGGTTGAAAAAATACTACTAAAAAATTATAAGCCTATAGAAGTATGGAAATGTGAAAATGTAGAAGATGCTATAAAAATGTGTGAAGAAAATAGGGAAAGAGATGTATGGGTATATTTTGAAATCAAAACAGATCAATATATTACGCAAGAAGATATAAAAGCCATGAAAGGGTTTAAAAAGGATATATTGGAAATAAAACCTATTGTTGAGGGACATGAGGAGGAAGAAGTTTCTTATGATTTAAAGGAAAAAAACATAGATGAATTATTCAAAGAGTTTTATTATAGTCAAAGAAGTGTAAATCCTACAAAAGAAATTATGGACTTATTTTTAAAAGTAGCCAGTGAGGAAGGAGATGAAGAATAGATGAAGCCTATTACATTAAAAATAACAGGACTCAATAGCTTTATAAAAGAGCAGACTATCGATTTTAAAACCCTTACAGATACGGGCCTATTCGGAATCTTTGGTCCTACAGGAAGTGGGAAGTCTACTATATTAGATGCTATTACCATTGTATTGTTTGGAGAGATTGTAAGAAAAAATAGAGATTTTATGAATACAAATTGTGATACTTTATCTGTAAGTTATGAATTTGAAATTGGATTAGGCGTAAACAGAAAATGCTATATAGCTGAGCGAAATTTTAGGAGAGATAAAAAGGGAAGTATTAAAACAAAATATGCAAGACTTATGGAAAAAAACGAAAGCGAAGAATTATGTATGATTGCAGAAAAGCCTACGGAGGTAAAAAAAGAGGTTGAAAAAATAGTAGGGCTTACTATAGACGATTTTACTCGTTCTGTAGTACTTCCCCAAGGAAAATTCAGCGAATTTTTAAAGCTTAAGGGAAGAGAAAAAAGAGATATGCTAGAGAGAATTTTTGGTCTTGAAAAATACGGGAAGCAATTGGGAGAAAAAATTAAAAAAGCTAGGAATATAGAATTAAAAAAACAAAGTGAATTGAATGGTGCGTTAAAAAGATTTGAAGGCATCTCTGAAGAAAGTTATAAAGAAAAAGAGCAGGAGCTTCAAATCCTCAAAAACGAAGAAAAAGAGATGGCAGAAAAAAAGAAAAAAGTACAAACTGATTATGAAAAGTATCAAGGTATTTGGAATTTGCAAAAGGAAATGAAGACTTATGAAGAAAAATTTAAGGGTTTAGATGATAAAAAAGAAGAGATGGAAAAACGAAAGATTCAAAGCATAAGAGGAGAAAATGCCCTTTTCGTAAAGCCTCATATAGATGAAAGAATAAAAATTGAAGAAGAATTCAATAAGAATAATGAAAAGCTCGTAAGTCTTGAAAAACAATTAGAAGGAATAAAAGAACAAATCATTATTATAGAAGGAAAATATAAAAAATCATTAGAGAAAAAAGA is part of the Crassaminicella profunda genome and encodes:
- the rfaD gene encoding ADP-glyceromanno-heptose 6-epimerase, with the translated sequence MILITGGSGFIGSNIIEAFNKEGICDILVADQLDSTNKWKNIANKNIADYIDKDSLFKKIKEENIQVVIHMGACTNTMESDAKQMLKDNYDFSKNLWKYCAEKKIKFIYASSASIYGDGSFGFTENINLNKVTPLNPYAYSKLLFDRWIAKQKTTPPYWAGLRFFNVYGPGESHKGPMASMAFHAYHQIQQEGKVRLFKSNRINYQHGEQQRDFIYVKDIANIVLFFYHKASFPSGIYNVGSGQTHTFNELIQAIFSAYPAPIQMEYIDMPEGLEDKYQYYTKADMNKLKTIGYSRKFTDLKQGISEYVHYLRSLK
- a CDS encoding adenylyltransferase/cytidyltransferase family protein, translating into MKTHTPTILSLNQAHKKLDQLKKRGKTIVLTNGCYDLLHVGHIASLKFAKSQGDILVVAVNNDLSVRRLKGNSRPIIPEKMRMELLSELKVVDYVILFSEDNALEVVKKLQPNIYVKSADYNLRNTPEGMEVLKYGGKIQTAPFIPDISTTSIIEKIHRILLCQKEMRK
- a CDS encoding bifunctional heptose 7-phosphate kinase/heptose 1-phosphate adenyltransferase, giving the protein MNTFNKKLNAKTFIVIGDLMVDEYDMGTVSRLSPEAPIPILDFTKRIRVPGGAANVAMNLASLGNHVELVGLIGNDEIGQWLKDSLNRHGVGTKGILYSNKRPTTNKVRFATIQQTLLRVDYEDSHQVEDPLINKMFAYIVQYLQNNQVDGVLVSDYNKGLISYEKKNHPFIALFKKIIKMPLLCGVDTKKSGTALSIFSGFDFIKPNLLELEKTVNIKINLSNTLPLACQNFLKISQAKTVLVTLGAEGMYHFDGTNGIHVPTVATSVHDVTGAGDTAFAVIMQSLVNGLSWIDSMRLANLAASVVIESQGTKAILLKELYRRVEFIENTHPNYFIS
- a CDS encoding D-glycero-alpha-D-manno-heptose-1,7-bisphosphate 7-phosphatase; this translates as MTKKAVFLDRDGTIIVDYGYVHKPSQVELLPGIIEALVTLKKLDFELIIISNQSGIGRGYFTKKDVDLVNAHLQSLLKAHGIELSGIYYCPHSPDDRCDCRKPKPALILQALKDHGIDPKHSYFVGDKWTDVQAAIRAGVPPVLLSKEHTISMNTIPVLIVDSLLEWTKLIDQGDM
- a CDS encoding D-sedoheptulose-7-phosphate isomerase gives rise to the protein MEKLKSLLMNRIDLFNQLTKADEILLQIHQVGQLLKSAVYGGSMVLICGNGGSAAQAQHMAGEIVGRFLVERNGLPALALPADSVTLTALGNDYGYNEIFARQVTAFKDSAKLLFLLSTSGNSKNLLKAASIAKTYGIKTIGLLGRDGGALKKLCNFPIVVPSYSTPEIQEMHLAIIHILCQYVDGEQQ
- a CDS encoding glycosyltransferase family 9 protein, giving the protein MKLHASKDLASNSISNSTEYANLWPHISISKEFRKNIKNKLIAHKFPYTTNILIKTGGLGDFVQLTPVAKALKIKYPLRPVVAVINHSISIFDEHPYIDLAINCGNMHHQVVVKSLIDLVENVFDVRYISRAYGTWKNTDCYYANSWFYDHFPQSGLYAYKLNQHVCDLMLYSLGLDHYANCNDVFIAPDLMIKKVSGDYVVVSNSPGSIEGGLKRWTSEEWDELIKWLHLKKIIPVQLGLRKDPLIHSTVMDLRGKTTPRQAAGYLKLSKGYVGIEGGLSNLAKAVGTPSVVIFGPTSAINFAYPDTHVVTNKLCPTCLWSELWPQVKCLKGNKTCLNLPDWKSVATEVSKMLKKGDA
- a CDS encoding exonuclease SbcCD subunit D, whose protein sequence is MRILHTSDWHLGKNLENASRIEEQEKFIDDFVEIVEENNIDLVMIAGDIYDHSNPSAKAEKMFYRALKKISKDGERIVLIIAGNHDNPERLVAASPLAYEQGIILLDKPKCKAEVGPCGKHKIVDSEEGCLEIEINGERAVIVAMPYPSEKRLNEVIYDSIEEENRQKSYSQRLGELFQELSKKYREDTINLAVSHLFVIGGEESASERNIQLGGSLAVRASDLPLKAQYIALGHLHRPQEIKNKNTKIVYAGSPLQYSKSERGYSKCCYRVEVSAGCEAKVEKILLKNYKPIEVWKCENVEDAIKMCEENRERDVWVYFEIKTDQYITQEDIKAMKGFKKDILEIKPIVEGHEEEEVSYDLKEKNIDELFKEFYYSQRSVNPTKEIMDLFLKVASEEGDEE